The Lycium ferocissimum isolate CSIRO_LF1 chromosome 10, AGI_CSIRO_Lferr_CH_V1, whole genome shotgun sequence genome window below encodes:
- the LOC132033790 gene encoding uncharacterized protein LOC132033790 isoform X3, which translates to MTRKTSCCDICENSNLPSICTLCVNYRLNEYRTVLKSLKAKRDALCGQLSEVLLAKGKADDQISWRVPRNEKLARLRERLQKKKDQVSEGRAKIEKTSHDLKVQYELLGSATRMLEKNRAEQLEKFYPNLICTQNLGHMAITSELLHKQSVVVKQICKLFPQRRVIVDGEKKDGSSGQYDSICNARLPRGLDPHSVPSDELGASLGYMVQLLNLVVRCVCAPALHNSGFAGSCSRIWQRDSYWDARPSSRSGEYPLFIPRQNFCSSGGEASWYDRSCSNSGTSSDFGVTSMESDRKPRLDSSNSSSFNYASASLHSIETHKDLQKGIALLKKSVACITAYCYNTLCLEVPAEASTFETFARLLATLSSSKEVRSVFSLKMSGSRFSRVI; encoded by the exons ATGACGAGAAAAACGAGTTGCTGTGATATATGTGAGAATTCAAATCTACCTTCAATTTGTACTCTTTGCGTCAATTACAG ATTGAATGAGTATAGAACTGTGTTAAAATCACTCAAGGCAAAGAGGGACGCATTATGTGGCCAATTAAGTGAAGTACTCTTGGCTAAg GGTAAGGCCGATGATCAAATTAGTTGGAGGGTGCCTCGGAATGAAAAATTGGCAAGATTAAGGGAAAGgctccaaaaaaagaaagatcaagTTTCAGAAG GGAGAGCAAAAATTGAGAAGACATCTCATGATCTGAAAGTTCAGTATGAGTTGCTAGGATCAGCTACAAGGATG CTGGAAAAAAATCGCGCGGAACAACTTGAGAAGTTTTATCCTAATCTCATCTGCACTCAAAATCTTGGGCAT ATGGCAATTACTTCTGAGCTTTTGCATAAACAGTCCGTGGTTGTAAAACAGATATGCAAGTTATTCCCTCAACGTCGT GTAATAGttgatggagaaaaaaaagatggaTCTAGTGGCCAATATGATAGCATCTGTAATGCAAGGTTGCCAAGAGGACTTGATCCTCATTCAGTTCCATCTGATGAGCTGGGTGCTTCTTTAGG ATATATGGTGCAACTTTTGAACCTCGTTGTTCGTTGCGTCTGTGCGCCTGCACTTCATAATTCAGGATTTGCG GGTTCATGTTCTCGAATATGGCAACGAGATTCTTACTGGGATGCTCGTCCGTCGTCTAGAAG CGGCGAGTACCCACTTTTTATTCCGCGCCAAAACTTTTGCTCTTCAGGTGGGGAAGCTTCATGGTACGACAGAAGTTGCAGTAATTCTGGAACTTCTAGTGACTTTGGAGTTACCTCGATGGAATCTGATAGAAAACCTCGGTTGGATTCTTCTAATAGTAGTAGTTTCAACTATGCTTCTGCTTCCCTGCACTCAATAGAAACACACAAAGATCTGCAGAAAGGCATAGCACTTCTTAAGAAAAGTGTTGCTTGCATTACTGCATACTGTTACAACACATTATGTTTAGAAGTTCCTGCTGAAGCCTCTACCTTCGAAACATTTGCTAGATTGTTGGCTACACTTTCTTCTTCAAAGGAAGTTCGATctgttttttctttgaaaatgtCTGGTTCAAG ATTCAGCCGGGTCATCTAG
- the LOC132033790 gene encoding uncharacterized protein LOC132033790 isoform X2: MTRKTSCCDICENSNLPSICTLCVNYRLNEYRTVLKSLKAKRDALCGQLSEVLLAKGKADDQISWRVPRNEKLARLRERLQKKKDQVSEGRAKIEKTSHDLKVQYELLGSATRMLEKNRAEQLEKFYPNLICTQNLGHMAITSELLHKQSVVVKQICKLFPQRRVIVDGEKKDGSSGQYDSICNARLPRGLDPHSVPSDELGASLGYMVQLLNLVVRCVCAPALHNSGFAGSCSRIWQRDSYWDARPSSRSGEYPLFIPRQNFCSSGGEASWYDRSCSNSGTSSDFGVTSMESDRKPRLDSSNSSSFNYASASLHSIETHKDLQKGIALLKKSVACITAYCYNTLCLEVPAEASTFETFARLLATLSSSKEVRSVFSLKMSGSRASKQVPQLNKSVWNVDSAGSSSTLMESGHVPVLV, from the exons ATGACGAGAAAAACGAGTTGCTGTGATATATGTGAGAATTCAAATCTACCTTCAATTTGTACTCTTTGCGTCAATTACAG ATTGAATGAGTATAGAACTGTGTTAAAATCACTCAAGGCAAAGAGGGACGCATTATGTGGCCAATTAAGTGAAGTACTCTTGGCTAAg GGTAAGGCCGATGATCAAATTAGTTGGAGGGTGCCTCGGAATGAAAAATTGGCAAGATTAAGGGAAAGgctccaaaaaaagaaagatcaagTTTCAGAAG GGAGAGCAAAAATTGAGAAGACATCTCATGATCTGAAAGTTCAGTATGAGTTGCTAGGATCAGCTACAAGGATG CTGGAAAAAAATCGCGCGGAACAACTTGAGAAGTTTTATCCTAATCTCATCTGCACTCAAAATCTTGGGCAT ATGGCAATTACTTCTGAGCTTTTGCATAAACAGTCCGTGGTTGTAAAACAGATATGCAAGTTATTCCCTCAACGTCGT GTAATAGttgatggagaaaaaaaagatggaTCTAGTGGCCAATATGATAGCATCTGTAATGCAAGGTTGCCAAGAGGACTTGATCCTCATTCAGTTCCATCTGATGAGCTGGGTGCTTCTTTAGG ATATATGGTGCAACTTTTGAACCTCGTTGTTCGTTGCGTCTGTGCGCCTGCACTTCATAATTCAGGATTTGCG GGTTCATGTTCTCGAATATGGCAACGAGATTCTTACTGGGATGCTCGTCCGTCGTCTAGAAG CGGCGAGTACCCACTTTTTATTCCGCGCCAAAACTTTTGCTCTTCAGGTGGGGAAGCTTCATGGTACGACAGAAGTTGCAGTAATTCTGGAACTTCTAGTGACTTTGGAGTTACCTCGATGGAATCTGATAGAAAACCTCGGTTGGATTCTTCTAATAGTAGTAGTTTCAACTATGCTTCTGCTTCCCTGCACTCAATAGAAACACACAAAGATCTGCAGAAAGGCATAGCACTTCTTAAGAAAAGTGTTGCTTGCATTACTGCATACTGTTACAACACATTATGTTTAGAAGTTCCTGCTGAAGCCTCTACCTTCGAAACATTTGCTAGATTGTTGGCTACACTTTCTTCTTCAAAGGAAGTTCGATctgttttttctttgaaaatgtCTGGTTCAAG GGCATCCAAGCAAGTCCCACAACTGAACAAATCTGTTTGGAATGTAGATTCAGCCGGGTCATCTAGCACTTTGATGGAGAGTGGACATGTGCCAGTATTGGTATAG
- the LOC132033790 gene encoding uncharacterized protein LOC132033790 isoform X1: MTRKTSCCDICENSNLPSICTLCVNYRLNEYRTVLKSLKAKRDALCGQLSEVLLAKGKADDQISWRVPRNEKLARLRERLQKKKDQVSEGRAKIEKTSHDLKVQYELLGSATRMLEKNRAEQLEKFYPNLICTQNLGHMAITSELLHKQSVVVKQICKLFPQRRVIVDGEKKDGSSGQYDSICNARLPRGLDPHSVPSDELGASLGYMVQLLNLVVRCVCAPALHNSGFAGSCSRIWQRDSYWDARPSSRSGEYPLFIPRQNFCSSGGEASWYDRSCSNSGTSSDFGVTSMESDRKPRLDSSNSSSFNYASASLHSIETHKDLQKGIALLKKSVACITAYCYNTLCLEVPAEASTFETFARLLATLSSSKEVRSVFSLKMSGSRASKQVPQLNKSVWNVDSAGSSSTLMESGHVPVLRNTFDNALPSSTGNLNYAAEVSDVGRNENLIEGWDLIERPPFPPPPSQTEDVEHWTRAMFIDATKK; this comes from the exons ATGACGAGAAAAACGAGTTGCTGTGATATATGTGAGAATTCAAATCTACCTTCAATTTGTACTCTTTGCGTCAATTACAG ATTGAATGAGTATAGAACTGTGTTAAAATCACTCAAGGCAAAGAGGGACGCATTATGTGGCCAATTAAGTGAAGTACTCTTGGCTAAg GGTAAGGCCGATGATCAAATTAGTTGGAGGGTGCCTCGGAATGAAAAATTGGCAAGATTAAGGGAAAGgctccaaaaaaagaaagatcaagTTTCAGAAG GGAGAGCAAAAATTGAGAAGACATCTCATGATCTGAAAGTTCAGTATGAGTTGCTAGGATCAGCTACAAGGATG CTGGAAAAAAATCGCGCGGAACAACTTGAGAAGTTTTATCCTAATCTCATCTGCACTCAAAATCTTGGGCAT ATGGCAATTACTTCTGAGCTTTTGCATAAACAGTCCGTGGTTGTAAAACAGATATGCAAGTTATTCCCTCAACGTCGT GTAATAGttgatggagaaaaaaaagatggaTCTAGTGGCCAATATGATAGCATCTGTAATGCAAGGTTGCCAAGAGGACTTGATCCTCATTCAGTTCCATCTGATGAGCTGGGTGCTTCTTTAGG ATATATGGTGCAACTTTTGAACCTCGTTGTTCGTTGCGTCTGTGCGCCTGCACTTCATAATTCAGGATTTGCG GGTTCATGTTCTCGAATATGGCAACGAGATTCTTACTGGGATGCTCGTCCGTCGTCTAGAAG CGGCGAGTACCCACTTTTTATTCCGCGCCAAAACTTTTGCTCTTCAGGTGGGGAAGCTTCATGGTACGACAGAAGTTGCAGTAATTCTGGAACTTCTAGTGACTTTGGAGTTACCTCGATGGAATCTGATAGAAAACCTCGGTTGGATTCTTCTAATAGTAGTAGTTTCAACTATGCTTCTGCTTCCCTGCACTCAATAGAAACACACAAAGATCTGCAGAAAGGCATAGCACTTCTTAAGAAAAGTGTTGCTTGCATTACTGCATACTGTTACAACACATTATGTTTAGAAGTTCCTGCTGAAGCCTCTACCTTCGAAACATTTGCTAGATTGTTGGCTACACTTTCTTCTTCAAAGGAAGTTCGATctgttttttctttgaaaatgtCTGGTTCAAG GGCATCCAAGCAAGTCCCACAACTGAACAAATCTGTTTGGAATGTAGATTCAGCCGGGTCATCTAGCACTTTGATGGAGAGTGGACATGTGCCAGTATTG AGAAATACATTTGACAATGCTCTTCCAAGTTCTACTGGCAATTTAAATTATGCCGCTGAAGTATCTGATGTAGGAAGGaatgaaaatttaattgaaGGCTGGGATCTCATTGAGCGCCCTCcttttcctcctcctccttcacAAACAGAAGATGTTGAACATTGGACACGGGCCATGTTTATTGATGCAACAAAGAAATGA
- the LOC132033791 gene encoding protein bfr2-like isoform X2 produces the protein MEVMLNNTLLTCASTLLASNQDVVAPPFAIETKIKGEQNTNDEHKVVAAGEEGGDGNDNDDNENGEFEDGEGEFSDEGVHGNNPNKSKGNAKKSNGEGDDNGDAEDEEEGGDQEGHDDDDDNDDDDDDDGNDDDDGEEGEEEEEEVVEEEPEDDEEEDDEEETIQPPKKRKK, from the exons ATGGAGGTGATGCTTAACAACACTCTGCTAACGTGCGCTTCCACTCTTTTAGCATCCAACCAG GATGTTGTTGCGCCACCGTTCGCAATTGAGACCAAAATCAAGGGAGAGCAAAACACAAATGATGAGCACAAAGTAGTTGCTGCTGGTGAGGAAGGTGGAGATGGAAATGACAACGATGACAATGAGAATGGAGAATTTGAGGACGGCGAAGGTGAATTCTCTGATGAAGGGGTTCATGGAAACAATCCCAACAAAAGCAAAGGAAATGCCAAGAAAAGCAATGGAGAAGGTGATGACAATGGAGATGCAGAAGATGAAGAGGAGGGTGGTGATCAAGAAGGtcatgatgatgacgatgacaatgatgatgacgatgatgatgatggtaatgatgatgatgatggcgaAGAAggggaggaagaagaagaagaagttgtaGAGGAGGAGCcagaagatgatgaagaagaggATGATGAGGAAGAAACTATCCAACCTccgaagaagaggaagaagtgA
- the LOC132033791 gene encoding protein bfr2-like isoform X1 yields the protein MFFLPSSCLQMEVMLNNTLLTCASTLLASNQDVVAPPFAIETKIKGEQNTNDEHKVVAAGEEGGDGNDNDDNENGEFEDGEGEFSDEGVHGNNPNKSKGNAKKSNGEGDDNGDAEDEEEGGDQEGHDDDDDNDDDDDDDGNDDDDGEEGEEEEEEVVEEEPEDDEEEDDEEETIQPPKKRKK from the exons ATGTTTTTTCTCCCTTCTTC GTGTTTACAAATGGAGGTGATGCTTAACAACACTCTGCTAACGTGCGCTTCCACTCTTTTAGCATCCAACCAG GATGTTGTTGCGCCACCGTTCGCAATTGAGACCAAAATCAAGGGAGAGCAAAACACAAATGATGAGCACAAAGTAGTTGCTGCTGGTGAGGAAGGTGGAGATGGAAATGACAACGATGACAATGAGAATGGAGAATTTGAGGACGGCGAAGGTGAATTCTCTGATGAAGGGGTTCATGGAAACAATCCCAACAAAAGCAAAGGAAATGCCAAGAAAAGCAATGGAGAAGGTGATGACAATGGAGATGCAGAAGATGAAGAGGAGGGTGGTGATCAAGAAGGtcatgatgatgacgatgacaatgatgatgacgatgatgatgatggtaatgatgatgatgatggcgaAGAAggggaggaagaagaagaagaagttgtaGAGGAGGAGCcagaagatgatgaagaagaggATGATGAGGAAGAAACTATCCAACCTccgaagaagaggaagaagtgA